Proteins from one Monodelphis domestica isolate mMonDom1 chromosome 6, mMonDom1.pri, whole genome shotgun sequence genomic window:
- the LOC100617005 gene encoding small integral membrane protein 1-like, translating to MEPQESAVQYNRWNNSQDEVSMNVLTPESSGCERVYNKLCTRKLGIAMKVVGGIVLFWVIFIISYITGYHVHNCK from the coding sequence ATGGAACCCCAGGAGAGCGCCGTCCAGTACAACAGATGGAACAACAGCCAGGATGAGGTCAGCATGAATGTGTTGACCCCAGAGAGCTCGGGCTGTGAGCGGGTCTACAATAAACTATGCACCAGGAAGCTGGGCATCGCTATGAAGGTGGTAGGTGGAATTGTTCTGTTCTGGGTCATCTTCATCATCAGCTACATCACTGGGTACCACGTCCATAATTGCAAGTAG
- the LOC103096027 gene encoding high affinity immunoglobulin epsilon receptor subunit beta-like — protein sequence MSSSPEQSQVSPKQSQVDVEDLIEEDIQKEKVKEIKPLPTPRSKLEVFLKKEMEFLGVAQTMIGIICCFFGVTHKFIPNFPQKEGSFSSFQIGYPIWGGLLFTISGYLLIASERKGTKYLVRSSFVMAILSSVVAGFGIMILLLNIEQTSSILHECQNQPVGDFCFAAMFLYETAAMVLFLTILEMLIGSLLPFNEILGKVTEAWFAKHPKAAKEILYEELDIYTPIAEDIELHERKSAPMDPKDISTESRELLDSTLYQSPEEFPKT from the exons ATGAGCTCCTCACCCGAGCAGTCTCAGGTGTCACCCAAGCAGTCTCAGGTGGATGTGGAGGATCTCATTGAAGAAGACATCCAGAAGGAGAAAGTAAAGGAAATTAAACCTCTTCCCACACCACGAAGCAAACTGGAAGTATTCCTGAAGAAGGAGATGGAATTCTTGGGG GTGGCTCAGACCATGATTGGTATTATCTGCTGCTTTTTTGGAGTAACTCATAAGTTTATTCCAAATTTTCCACAAAAGGAgggctctttctcttcctttcaaatAGGTTATCCAATATGGGGAGGATTACTG TTCACCATTTCTGGATATCTGTTGATTGCATCGGAAAGAAAAGGCACTAAATATCTG GTACGAAGCAGCTTTGTAATGGCCATTCTCAGTTCTGTGGTTGCAGGATTTGGGATAATGATTCTTTTATTAAATATAGAGCAAACATCTTCCATTTTGCATGAatgccaaaatcaaccagttggaGACTTTTGCTTTGCAGCTATGTTTTTATAT GAGACTGCAGCCATGGTCTTATTCCTCACCATTCTGGAGATGCTTATTGGCTCATTACTCCCTTTCAATGAAATACTTGGAAAAGTAACGGAAGCGTGGTTTGCAAAG cATCCCAAAGCTGCTAAAGAAATTCTTTATGAAGAATTAGACATTTACACCCCAATTGCTGAAGACATAGAGCTACATGAAAGAAAGTCTGCACCTATGGACCCAAAGGACATAAGCACAGAATCCAGGGAGTTACTTGATTCCACCCTATATCAATCACCGGAGGAGTTCCCCAAAACTTAG